The Ignavibacteria bacterium genome contains the following window.
ATTAATGAAGTCGGATCCTGCACATTAAAACCTCAGACTGATCCGTTCGAATCAATTATTGATGCAGTAATTTCGCAGCAATTATCAATGTATGCGGCACAATCTATCTTTAATCGTTTTGTTGACTTTTACAAACCAAAGACTTTTCCAACTCCCGATGATATTCTTAAAACAGAAGATGATGATTTAAGAAAAATTGGTATTTCGAATGCAAAAATTCGTTGCATTAAAGATTTAAGTGAAAAAATCAAATCAGGCAAAATTCATTTAAACCAAATTCATAATCTTAGTGATGAAGAAATAGTTAAAGAACTTACTCAGGTCAAAGGAATTGGCAGATGGACAGCTCATATGTTTTTAATCTTTTCACTTGGCAGATTAAATGTTCTACCAACTGAAGATCTTGGCATCAGAAAAGGGATTATGAAATTATATCGTTTGAGAAAACTTCCAGACGAAAAGAAAATTCGTGAAATTGCAAATAAAAATAATTGGTTTCCTTATTGTTCTATTGCCAGCTGGTACATCTGGCGAAGCCTTGAATTAAAATGAGGTCAAAAATGCTGAAAAAATATTTCATCATCTTTTTAACATTTTCAGTTCTTATTGGATGTTCATCATCAAAAGAGCCAAGAAATCTTTATTATGCCAAACAAGAAGTTAGAGTTTATATTGACGATACCACTCGATATTTAAGAGATATTCGAAAAGTTGTTGAAGAAGCGAAGAAATATGTTGAAAAAAACTTTGACCCAACAAAAAACAATGCAGCTATTTTTGATATTGATGAGACTTCGCTGAATAATTTCGAATATATCAAGCATTATGATTTCGGTTTTACAATGGAAAGCTGGGAAGATTGGATTGATTCAGCAAAAGCCACTGCTATTGAACCGGTTCTTGAACTTTATAAATTCATTAAACAAAAAGGCATTAAAGTTTTCTTTATCACTGGTCGATATGAATCAAAAAAGATTAAAAATCCCGACCCAACAGTTAAAAATTTAATCGATGTAGGATTCAAAGACTTCGACGGAATTTTCTTCAAACCCAGAACTCCTAAGATGAAAACTTCAGAATTCAAATCATCAATCAGGAAAAAATTGGTCGAACAGGG
Protein-coding sequences here:
- a CDS encoding DNA-3-methyladenine glycosylase 2 family protein codes for the protein MKQYNESLKINSKDSFDKRIIKAVNHLKRNDKILAKVINEVGSCTLKPQTDPFESIIDAVISQQLSMYAAQSIFNRFVDFYKPKTFPTPDDILKTEDDDLRKIGISNAKIRCIKDLSEKIKSGKIHLNQIHNLSDEEIVKELTQVKGIGRWTAHMFLIFSLGRLNVLPTEDLGIRKGIMKLYRLRKLPDEKKIREIANKNNWFPYCSIASWYIWRSLELK